Proteins encoded by one window of Chanos chanos chromosome 7, fChaCha1.1, whole genome shotgun sequence:
- the LOC115816069 gene encoding cell death-inducing p53-target protein 1 homolog, whose product MAAPPSACLVEGPSVNKSDVDVKQKVGNINITIANPTPANQPQAAPPQQQVLPQMQPVYAPQPHFAAQPTSPVVYQHQPAPLFQAPPQNQVAAVYQAPPRNQVITTQPAVVYSNNLGSEPSLTVCRNCGRRVNTVVLYKNGSFTVLMFFVFLLFGCCCIPFCVDSFKDAHHSCPECHMNLHVHKRM is encoded by the exons ATGGCTGCTCCACCATCAGCATGCCTCGTCGAAGGCCCTTCAGTAAACAAGTCGG ATGTCGATGTGAAACAGAAAGTTGGGAACATCAATATCACCATCGCTAACCCTACACCTGCAAACCAACCTCAGGCAGCTCCACCTCAGCAACAGGTACTGCCCCAAATGCAGCCGGTCTACGCGCCTCAGCCTCACTTCGCAGCGCAGCCGACAAGCCCAGTCGTTTATCAACATCAACCGGCTCCTCTTTTTCAAGCTCCGCCCCAAAACCAAGTGGCTGCTGTTTATCAAGCTCCGCCCCGAAATCAAGTTATTACAACTCAGCCAG ctgTCGTTTACTCAAATAATCTCGGGTCAGAGCCCTCTCTGACAGTTTGTCGAAACTGTGGCCGGAGAGTGAATACAGTTGTCTTGTACAAGAACGGCTCCTTCACCGTATTAATGTTCTTCGTCTTCCTTCTGTTCGG GTGCTGTTGTATCCCATTCTGTGTGGACTCCTTCAAAGATGCTCATCACTCATGTCCAGAGTGTCACATGAACCTCCATGTTCACAAGAGGATgtaa